The following nucleotide sequence is from Streptomyces leeuwenhoekii.
CGCTGCCGCGCCAGCACGGCATCCTCGCCGCGATGCTGCACGAGGCCAGGGCCGAGCGGCTCGCGGACGTCCGCGAGGACCCCCGCTTCGAGGGCTGGCCGTCCGCCCACCCCGACCTCGTCGACTTCCTGGGCCTGCCCATCCGCGACGGTGACGAGGTCCTGGGCGCCCTCTTCCTCGCCAACAAGAACTGCCCGAGGCCCCAGGGCGGCTGCGGCTTCACCGAGCAGGACGAGGAACTGCTCGGCATCCTCGCCCAGCACGCGGCGATCGCCCTCACCAATGCGCGCCTGTACGAGCGCAGCCGGGAACTGACCATCGCCGAGGAGCGCTCCCGCCTCGCCCACGAGCTGCACGACGCGGTCAGCCAGAAGCTCTTCTCCCTCCGCCTGACCGCCCAGGCCGCCGCCCGCCTGGTGGACCGCGACCCCTCCCGCGCGAAGGGCGAGCTGCGCCAGGTCGCCGCGCTCGCCGCGGAGGCCGCCGACGAGCTGCGCGCCGCCGTCGTCGAGCTGCGTCCCGCGGCCCTCGACGAGGACGGCCTGGTCGCCACCCTGCGCACCCAGATACAGGTCCTCGACCGCGCCCACAGCGCGCGGGTGACCTTCACCGGCCGCGGCGTGCGCGCGCTGCCCGCCACCCAGGAGGAGGCGCTGCTGCGCGTCGCCCAGGAAGCGCTGCACAACGCTCTGCGGCACTCGGGGGCGCGGCACGTCGACGTCACCCTGGAGCGGTGCAGAGCCGGTGCCGTCCTGCGGGTCACCGACGACGGCAGCGGCTTCGACCCGCAGGCGGTCCGCCGCGCGGGACGCCATCTGGGCCTGGTCTCCATGCGGGACCGGGCGAGCGGCGTCGGCGGCGCGCTGACCGTGGAATCGGCGCCCGGCAAGGGCACCACCATCGAGATGGAGGTCCCCGGTGGCTGACGCGATCAAGGTGCTCCTCGTCGACGACCACCAGGTGGTGCGCCGGGGCCTGCGCACCTTCCTGGAGGTACAGGACGACATAGAGGTCGTGGGCGAGGCCGCGGACGGCGCCGAGGGCGTCGAGCGCGCCGAGGCACTGAAACCCGACGTGATCCTCATGGACGTCAAGATGCCGGGCATGGACGGCGTGGCGGCCCTGCGCAGACTGCGCGAACTGGGCAATACCGCGCGCGTCCTGGTCGTCACCAGCTTCACCGAGCAGCGCACCGTCGTCCCGGCCCTGCGGGCGGGCGCCGCCGGATACGTCTACAAGGACATCGACCCCGACGCGCTCGCCGGCGCCATCCGCTCCGTGCACGCGGGGCACGTCCTGCTCCAGCCAGAGGTCGCGGACGCCCTGCTCTCCCGGGAGGAGGGCGGTGCCGGCCAGGGCAGGGCGGGTGCGCTCACGGACCGGGAGCGCGAGGTGCTCGGCCTGATCGCGGACGGCCGCTCCAACCGGGAGATCGCTCGCGCGCTGGTCCTGTCCGAGAAGACCGTGAAGACGCACGTCTCGAACATCCTGATGAAACTCGACCTCGCGGACCGCACCCAGGCCGCCCTGTGGGCCGTACGGCACGGACTGACCGGCTGACACCCGGCCGAAGACCGGCCGACCGGCCGGGCACGACACCCCGGCGGTCGGGAGAGTTCCGCGCCGGGCTGAGATTCATACCGTCGTGGGAACGTCCCCCGGACGGCGCAACGTCTCCCGGACGTGCCCGTTCTCCCTTGCGTGCCGCGGCGAGCGCCGCGGCCATCGCAAGGAGGGCTTGGAAGTGAAGAACCTGAAGAAGGCAGCGGCCGTGACGATGGCGGCCGGCGGGCTGCTCGCCGCCGGCGCCGGCGCTGCCTCCGCCACCGGCGGCGCCCACGCCGATGGCCTGGCCGCGGGCTCGCCGGGCGTCGCCTCCGGCAACGTCGTCCAGGTGCCGGTGCACGTCCCGGTGAACGCGGTCGGCAACAGCGTGAACGTCATCGGTGTGCTGAACCCCGCCTTCGGCAACCTCGGCCTCAACCGCTGACCTGTCGCGGAGCCGCCACGGACCACGGCCTCCCGGGCTCGCCCCCCGGGAGGCCGCTCGTCATGCGCGGCCCGCACCCGGCGCGAGCCCGGCCCGCCGCCTCCGTACCACCGCCGGACGACCCCGCCGCCTCCGTACCACCGCCGGACGACCCTGCCATCGCGTACCACCGCCGGACGACCCCGAGCGGCATCCGGGCCCACATACCTCCGGCCCCGCCACCGGCCGACGGACGCGACCGTCCACCGACACCCTCACCGGCCCTCGAACGGAGCCGCCCCGGCACTCTCAGCCGCCGCCGAACAGCGCCGACCCCCGGCACCCGGCGCCCGTCACCGGGACGGACGTCACCGCACCCCCCGCTCCCGCTCCTCCACGAAGGAGTTGTACGCCGCCACCTGGGCCCGTCGAGCCGTCCGCTCCACCGGCCGCAGCGCGGCCGACCGCGCCGCCATCTCCGAGGCGCTCACCGCGCCCCCGTGCCCACTGCCGTACGCCAGCGAGACCAGCGCCCCCACCCGCTGCGCCAGCTCCAGCACGCGCACCGCCCGCGGCGGATACCCCGGCGCCAGCACCTCCCGCCCGGCCTCCGTCCGCGCCCGGTACGCCTCGATCGCCGCCTGCGCCACCGGCCCCGACCCGGCCACGTCCAGCCGGGTCAGCACCTCGGTCGCCTCCCGCAGCGCCTCCGCCAGCTCCCGCTCCGCCTCACCGAGCGAGGGCACGTCGGCGGGCGGCGCCTCCCGCACCGGCAGGCAGTGCCAGACCACCTCGACGTGCACATCGCCCGCGGGCCCGGCCTCGTACACCTCCGGCACCAGCCCGAGCGCGGCGCCGTGGCAGACCACCGCCTCCTCCGCCTCCAGCGCCCGGGCGTTGAACTCCGGCGGCCCGCTCAGCCCCAGCGGATGCCCCGGCGCGGGCAGCGCGACCCGCATCCCGGCCGCCCCGAGCGTCCGCAGCCGCCCCAGAGCGAGCGTGAGACCGACCGGCGCCGACTCGCCCGGCACCCCCTCCACCCGGTGCACCGCGTCCTCGCCCACGATGGCGAGCACGGCGTCGTCCGGAGCGACAAGTCCGGCAAGGAGGGCATTTCCCCAGGCGGCCAATCGGCCGGAGCGCGGTTCCGAGAGCATGCCCCCACCCTAAGGACCGGACCGATGGAACGGACAAGCCGACCGGTGGCGTAGATTCGTTGAGGGCCCCGCCCACCGGCGCGGTCCATCGAGCCACAGGCGTACGCGACAGCCGAGACCGGCCACACTGCAAGGGGAGACAACGCGCTCATGAGCGATGTTCT
It contains:
- a CDS encoding GAF domain-containing sensor histidine kinase, producing the protein MSHGPRSGLAAVSSALLAMSRHLEVRDVLKTIVASARELLDAQYAALGVPDDHGGFAQFVVDGVSEEQWKAIGPLPRQHGILAAMLHEARAERLADVREDPRFEGWPSAHPDLVDFLGLPIRDGDEVLGALFLANKNCPRPQGGCGFTEQDEELLGILAQHAAIALTNARLYERSRELTIAEERSRLAHELHDAVSQKLFSLRLTAQAAARLVDRDPSRAKGELRQVAALAAEAADELRAAVVELRPAALDEDGLVATLRTQIQVLDRAHSARVTFTGRGVRALPATQEEALLRVAQEALHNALRHSGARHVDVTLERCRAGAVLRVTDDGSGFDPQAVRRAGRHLGLVSMRDRASGVGGALTVESAPGKGTTIEMEVPGG
- a CDS encoding response regulator; this encodes MADAIKVLLVDDHQVVRRGLRTFLEVQDDIEVVGEAADGAEGVERAEALKPDVILMDVKMPGMDGVAALRRLRELGNTARVLVVTSFTEQRTVVPALRAGAAGYVYKDIDPDALAGAIRSVHAGHVLLQPEVADALLSREEGGAGQGRAGALTDREREVLGLIADGRSNREIARALVLSEKTVKTHVSNILMKLDLADRTQAALWAVRHGLTG
- the chpE gene encoding chaplin ChpE, encoding MKNLKKAAAVTMAAGGLLAAGAGAASATGGAHADGLAAGSPGVASGNVVQVPVHVPVNAVGNSVNVIGVLNPAFGNLGLNR